The following are from one region of the Coffea eugenioides isolate CCC68of chromosome 2, Ceug_1.0, whole genome shotgun sequence genome:
- the LOC113763519 gene encoding cytokinin riboside 5'-monophosphate phosphoribohydrolase LOG1-like, producing MKGDEGTSSANEAVKKKFNRICVFCGSRAGYKSSFSDAALQLGKELVNRKIDLVYGGGSVGLMGLVSKTVYEGGCHVLGIIPRALLPHEISGKTYGELKIVADMHQRKSEMEKHADAFIALPGGYGTMEEFLEMITWAQLGIHEKPVGLLNVDGYYDGLLALFDKGVEEGFIADSARHIMALADTAEELMKKMEEYAPIHERVAPRQSWEVDQLLESTTQVGESLTS from the exons ATGAAAGGAGATGAAGGGACATCGTCAGCAAATGAGGCTGTAAAGAAAAAGTTCAATAGAATCTGTGTTTTTTGTGGTAGTAGAGCAGGTTACAAATCATCTTTCAGTGATGCAGCTCTTCAGCTTGGAAAAGAACTG GTAAACAGAAAGATTGATCTTGTTTATGGTGGAGGAAGTGTAGGCTTGATGGGATTAGTCTCAAAAACAGTATATGAAGGAGGTTGTCATGTTCTCGG AATAATTCCTAGAGCTCTACTGCCGCATGAG ATATCAGGGAAAACGTATGGAGAGCTAAAAATAGTTGCAGACATGCACCAAAGAAAATCAGAAATGGAAAAGCATGCTGATGCTTTCATTGCACTTCCAG GAGGTTATGGAACCATGGAAGAATTCTTGGAGATGATTACTTGGGCTCAGTTGGGAATTCATGAAAAGCCA GTGGGGTTGTTAAATGTTGATGGCTACTATGATGGCTTGCTTGCATTGTTTGACAAGGGTGTGGAGGAAGGTTTCATAGCAGATTCAGCAAGACATATAATGGCTTTAGCTGACACAGCAGAGGAGTTGATGAAGAAAATGGAG GAGTATGCACCAATCCATGAGAGGGTTGCACCAAGACAAAGTTGGGAAGTGGACCAATTATTAGAGTCTACTACACAAGTGGGGGAATCCCTAACCTCTTAG